Below is a window of Leisingera sp. S132 DNA.
TGGAACAACATGCGGCTGGGCCGCAAGCTGCCGCTCTCCATTGCCGCGCCGACAATCTTCCTGACTCTCGCATCGGGCTTCTTCTTTGCCTGGGAAGCCGGGCAGGCGCTCAAAACCAACCGAGAGGCGGCCTATGCCACGCTTCTGGAAGAGCGCAAGGAGGCATTGGAGAACTGGGTTGCCGGGCTGCGGTCCCAGACCAGAACACTGGTGGCCAGCAAAGCAGTTGAAACGGCGCTGCGCGACTTTTCCAACGGGTTCTACTCGCTTGGCGACACGCCCGGCAGCTATCTGCGCGCGGCCTATGGCGAAGGCAACCCGAACCCGGCAGGCGAACGCTACAAGCTGCTGGACGCCAAAGACAAATCGGCATGGTCCATCCGCCACAAGATGAACCACACCGGCTTCGTGACATTCCTCGAAGAGCAGGGATTCCTGGATGCCTACCTTTTGGATGTGCAGGGCAACATGGTCTACTCGGTCCACAAAGACGAAGACTTCGCGCTGAACTACCTGGACGGGCCGTACAAGGACAGCGGGCTGGGTCTGGCGTTCCGCACGGCCCTGGAAATGGAGCAGGGCAGTGTGTTCCTGTCGGAAATGGCCGGATATGCGCCCGATGGCGGGGCGGCCGCGATGTTTGTCTCCTCTCCCATCTACAAGAAAGACGCGATCATGGGGGCGCTGGTGCTGCGCGTGCCGGTGGATGGCATCGCCGGCATCCTCTCCCATTCCGCGCTGCTCGGCGAAACCGGGCAGGCCTATCTGGTGCGCGGCGACGGCATCGCCCTGACCGCATCGGAACGCGAGGGCGGCCACCAGGTTCTGACCAAGCTGCCGGAACTGCAGCAGATCACTGCAGCGCTCAGCGGCGGGGAAAGCAGCTTCTCAGGAACCCCCGGCCTTGCTGGCCAGCCGGTTGAGGCGATGGCTGCGGGCGTCGGACTCAACGACCGAACCTGGGGCATTGTGCTGGAAGTCGACAGCGCCGAGGCCCTGGCGGCCGAGAAAAGCCTGGTCAATGCTTCCATGCTGCAGGCAGTCGGGGTTGCCCTGGCGGTGGCCCTGCTGTCCTGGATCGCGGCCCGCGGCATTGCGCGCAAGGTGTCCGGCCTGTCTGACAGCGTGGAGCACATTGCCGCAAAGGACTATGGCCACCCAGTGGCTGGTCTGGGCACTGGCGACGAATTCGGCAACATCGCCGGTATTCTGGAAGGCTTTAAAACCGATCTGCAAAACGCCCAGCTTGCTGAAGAAGAGCGGGCGGAAGCACAGCGCGAGCAGGATCTTGTTGTGAATGAATTGCGCACCGGCCTGACCCATCTGGCAAAGGGCGACTTTTCGACCACGATCGATACGCCCTTCCCCGAGGCTTACAAGGGCCTGCGCCTCGACTTCAACCAGACGGTCAACACGCTGAACGCCACCGTGCGCGAAGTTGTGGAAGCCACCACCAGCATCCGCAACGGCACGTCGGAAATCAGCCAGGCTTCCGACGATCTGTCGCAGCGCACCGAAAGCCAGGCCGCGACACTGGAACAGACCGCAGCGGCCCTTGATCAGATGACCGCCAGCGTCAAGGCCGCCGCAGATGGCGCCCGCAAAGTCGAAGCTTCCATGAACGAAGCCCGGGACGAAGCACTGGCCAGCGGCGAGGTTGTCCAGAACGCCGTTACCGCAATGAATGGCATTGAGGAGTCCTCCCGCCATATCTCGCAGATCATCGGCGTGATCGACGACATCGCCTTCCAGACCAACCTGCTGGCCTTGAACGCAGGCGTCGAAGCTGCCCGGGCCGGCGAAGCGGGCCGCGGCTTCGCCGTCGTCGCCTCCGAAGTGCGGGCACTTGCGCAGCGTTCGTCAGATGCAGCCATGGAAATCAAAACGCTGATCTCCAATTCCGGCGAACAGGTCGAAAAGGGCGTGGATCTGGTCGGCAAGGCCGGCGAGGCGCTGCACAGCATCGTGTCGCAAGTCTCCCACATCTCCGGTCTGGTCTCGGACATCGCCACAGGCGCGGCAGAGCAGTCGACCGGCATCGGCGAAATCAATACCGGGGTGATGCAGCTGGACCAGGTCACCCAGCAAAACGCCGCCATGGTCGAGCAAATGACCGCAGCGGGCCAATTGCTGAATGGCGACGCCTCCAACCTGGCCGGTCTGGTGGCGCAATTCGATGTTGGGCAGGAAACCGCCGCCCCGCGCGAGGCGGCCTCCCTTCCGGAGGTTCCGTCGGCACATGGAACCGGCTGGGATGAGATCCCCGAGGTGCCGGCCCCCGTGCCAGTCTCAGAGGGATCAGCCGCCTTGGCAAAATGGCAGGACTTCTGATCCCGACGGTCCGGTCCTCAGCAACGGCTGCTGCCGTTGCCACACTCCACAGCAGCTGCAAGCACCCGTATTGTGGAAACCGGATTTTCAGACTTTAAAAGGAACATAGAGCAAAACCGGACACCGGGCAAAATTTCAGGCCGCTAATGCCAAAGGTGTTTTCGGAAAAAGCAAAGGTGGCTGAATGGCCCTGTCAAATCTCCCCGCGCGCTGGATGCGTGCCTTTGGCAACAGGACTTACCTTCCTGCCCTGCTTGCACTGGCGGTGGTATGTGCTGCGGGACTCTATGCCGAAAGACAAAACGCCACGATCCACTTCCAGTCACAGCGCGCCGACACGCAGCAGGCGGCGGGGATGATCAAATCCCGCCTCGAGGGCCAGTTGAACGGCGACTACCAGCGCCTGCGCGGCCTTGCTGCAATGCTGGCGACAGAACCGGACATAAGCCAGGAACGGTTCAGCCGGATTGCCGCCCAGGTATTGGAGGGGAAAACCGCCATCCGCCATATTGCGGCAGCTCCCGGACTTGTTGTTACCCTTGTGCACCCGATGAGAGGCAACGAAGCGGCCCTGGGGCTGGATTACAACAAGAACGAGGCACAGCGCGCTGCCGCGCACCGGGTGCGCGACAGCGGTGAAATGGTTCTGGCTGGCCCCGTCAATCTTGTACAGGGCGGTACCGGGTTCATTTACCGCCTGCCGATCTTCACCGGCACCGGAGAACAGCGCCAGTTCTGGGGCATTCTCTCGGCAGTTGTCGAAACAGACACCCTGTATGCGATTACCGGCCTGCATGCCCGCGGCAAGCTGGAGCTTGCGCTGACAGGCCGGGACGGAACAGGAGCGGCCGGGCAGCAGTTTTTTGGCTCAGCTGGCATTTTTGCGGACAACCCGGTACTTTTGGACATTATGCTGCCCGCCGGGTCCTGGCAGATGGCAGCCCGCCCGCAGGACGGATGGCAGAACAGCCCCGGCAACCTTTGGCAGCTTCGGTTCGCGCTTCTGGTGGCAGGCACTCTGATCGTGTTCCCCACATTTCTGGCAGGCAGGCTGTCCAATGCCCGGCAAGCCGTGATCGGCAAGCTGCGCCACCGCGAAGCGGAACTGGAGGCGGTATCGCGGCGGCTGGAGATTGCGGTCAAGACCTCCCGGGTTGGCATCTGGGAATACGACGCCGCGGCCCAGCGGGTAAGCTGGGACAGCCGGATGCACGAGCTTTACGGCGTGCCTGAGGAACTGGGTCCGCCAAGTGCAGAGGCCTGGACCGAAACACTGCATCCGGATGACCGCAACAGGGTTCAGGATGCCTTGAATACCGCAGAAGAGAACCACGCCAGCTTTGCCTCTGATTTCCGGATTGTCCTGGACAACGGCACAATTAAGCACATCCGGGCTCTGGCCAGCCCGTTCACCGATGCCCGCGGCCGGAAGCTGATGATCGGCGTCAACTGGAATGTCTCAGAGGATGTGAGCCTGCGCGAGGAACTGATCCGCGCCAACCAGACCCTGTCCGAACGCAACAGTGAGCTGAAACTAGGCAAGCAGGCCCTGGAACAGGCGCATGCGGAACTGCAAAAGCAACAGGCGGAGCTGCACCGCCTGTCGCTGGTGGCCAAACACGCCTCAGACAGTATCATCCTGACAGATGCGAAGCGCCGGATTCTTTGGGTCAACGACGCCTTCACGCGGGCAACAGGCTATCTGGCAACTGACGCCATCGGCCGGACGCCGTCCGAACTTCTGGACGGGCCGGCAACCAACGCCCAGGTGATCCAGGAAATGAACCGCCACA
It encodes the following:
- a CDS encoding methyl-accepting chemotaxis protein; this encodes MTRLFKFWNNMRLGRKLPLSIAAPTIFLTLASGFFFAWEAGQALKTNREAAYATLLEERKEALENWVAGLRSQTRTLVASKAVETALRDFSNGFYSLGDTPGSYLRAAYGEGNPNPAGERYKLLDAKDKSAWSIRHKMNHTGFVTFLEEQGFLDAYLLDVQGNMVYSVHKDEDFALNYLDGPYKDSGLGLAFRTALEMEQGSVFLSEMAGYAPDGGAAAMFVSSPIYKKDAIMGALVLRVPVDGIAGILSHSALLGETGQAYLVRGDGIALTASEREGGHQVLTKLPELQQITAALSGGESSFSGTPGLAGQPVEAMAAGVGLNDRTWGIVLEVDSAEALAAEKSLVNASMLQAVGVALAVALLSWIAARGIARKVSGLSDSVEHIAAKDYGHPVAGLGTGDEFGNIAGILEGFKTDLQNAQLAEEERAEAQREQDLVVNELRTGLTHLAKGDFSTTIDTPFPEAYKGLRLDFNQTVNTLNATVREVVEATTSIRNGTSEISQASDDLSQRTESQAATLEQTAAALDQMTASVKAAADGARKVEASMNEARDEALASGEVVQNAVTAMNGIEESSRHISQIIGVIDDIAFQTNLLALNAGVEAARAGEAGRGFAVVASEVRALAQRSSDAAMEIKTLISNSGEQVEKGVDLVGKAGEALHSIVSQVSHISGLVSDIATGAAEQSTGIGEINTGVMQLDQVTQQNAAMVEQMTAAGQLLNGDASNLAGLVAQFDVGQETAAPREAASLPEVPSAHGTGWDEIPEVPAPVPVSEGSAALAKWQDF
- a CDS encoding ATP-binding protein produces the protein MALSNLPARWMRAFGNRTYLPALLALAVVCAAGLYAERQNATIHFQSQRADTQQAAGMIKSRLEGQLNGDYQRLRGLAAMLATEPDISQERFSRIAAQVLEGKTAIRHIAAAPGLVVTLVHPMRGNEAALGLDYNKNEAQRAAAHRVRDSGEMVLAGPVNLVQGGTGFIYRLPIFTGTGEQRQFWGILSAVVETDTLYAITGLHARGKLELALTGRDGTGAAGQQFFGSAGIFADNPVLLDIMLPAGSWQMAARPQDGWQNSPGNLWQLRFALLVAGTLIVFPTFLAGRLSNARQAVIGKLRHREAELEAVSRRLEIAVKTSRVGIWEYDAAAQRVSWDSRMHELYGVPEELGPPSAEAWTETLHPDDRNRVQDALNTAEENHASFASDFRIVLDNGTIKHIRALASPFTDARGRKLMIGVNWNVSEDVSLREELIRANQTLSERNSELKLGKQALEQAHAELQKQQAELHRLSLVAKHASDSIILTDAKRRILWVNDAFTRATGYLATDAIGRTPSELLDGPATNAQVIQEMNRHKELGIRYHNEVLNYTKSGDEVWFDTNIVPVTCADGSVDLIIGIERDITRSKQRERELAEAKLAAEQADRAKSEFLANMSHEIRTPMNGIIGMADLLAEAELPPDELQNVETIRSSAQALLKIINDILDLSRLEAGKLSITGEDFNLRDCVSSAANLFQPKALEKGLPLEISYADGLPERMHGDDGRLRQILVNLIGNAVKFTTDGRISVRVSHAPGNPYRLIAEVEDSGIGISEDQARHIFDRFTQADAATTKAFGGTGLGLTISSMLAKRMGGGISVTSELGLGSCFRLELQLQPAGETANEVAPLSLDSPPQIAPCRVLLAEDNQTNRLLIRKYLRNQPVELAEAANGRAAVEMCQKLRPDIILMDMSMPVLDGLGATREIRSLPGRQPVIVALTANAFASDEQACLEAGMDHFLAKPVKKSVLLHRLAAITEEIAPQQEPRASA